A part of Gammaproteobacteria bacterium genomic DNA contains:
- a CDS encoding cob(I)yrinic acid a,c-diamide adenosyltransferase: MGHRLSKIYTRTGDAGETGIDAKRRFRKHHPRIAAFGDLDELNAALGLLLAELQPGDIPDLLRDVQQRLFDTGAELCVDELKSTSPEHVRSLEDAIDEHNRELPPLKEFILPGGGPAAAACHFARAVCRRAERSLWALQDEEGGLNPESLKYLNRLSDLLFVLARRLAENETEWRGTGRRR, translated from the coding sequence GTGGGACACCGCCTTTCGAAAATCTACACGCGAACCGGCGATGCCGGCGAAACGGGCATCGACGCGAAGCGCCGTTTCCGCAAGCACCATCCGCGCATCGCCGCTTTCGGCGACCTCGATGAACTGAACGCGGCGCTGGGCCTGTTGCTGGCCGAACTTCAGCCGGGCGACATTCCCGACTTGCTGCGCGACGTACAGCAACGCCTCTTCGACACCGGCGCGGAGCTGTGCGTGGACGAGCTGAAGTCCACGTCACCGGAACACGTGCGGTCGCTCGAAGACGCCATCGACGAGCACAATCGGGAACTGCCCCCGCTCAAGGAGTTCATCCTGCCCGGCGGCGGCCCGGCCGCGGCCGCCTGCCACTTCGCCCGCGCCGTGTGCCGGCGCGCGGAACGCTCGCTATGGGCCCTGCAGGACGAGGAAGGGGGGCTGAATCCCGAGTCGCTGAAGTACCTGAACCGCCTGTCCGACCTGCTTTTCGTCCTGGCCCGGCGGCTCGCCGAAAACGAGACCGAGTGGCGCGGGACCGGACGCCGCCGCTAG
- a CDS encoding M28 family peptidase, translated as MRVPSIVLLCLLGSACGDVGEEAVQSCGPTETAEALAYADQVAHLIRGGELRAVVAELASDDYEGRAPGTAGDVMAREWIEARLAEANIAPGADQGYQQPFELVSVTTELPAAWPFSTGASIAPGAEFVANVGNQTSRASLADAELVFVGYGIQAPEYEWDDYKSQDMSGKVLVMLNNDPEWDRGLFAGERRLYYGRWTYKYEIAARLGAAGAIIIHTTPSAGYPWQVVETSWTGPQYEIPAEGEPRLEVAAWLTESAARALLASAGHELDALVRAARSRDFAPVPLGISTSLELEAGLERVETANVLGVLPGCDENLKNEAVVVTAHHDHLGKGVAASEGEDVIYNGAFDNATGVAAVLSLAKALAGLPSPPRRSIVFALVGAEEQGLLGSAYYARHPTFHAGRIAANVNLDGVSIWGEASDMIFIGLGKSSLDQVAADVASYVGRTLQGDQFPDQGYYYRSDQFSFAKVGVPGVYLDGGVEIIGKPEGWGRMRINAYITRDYHQPSDELTDDWVFDGMVADTHFGLLTTYLIAQADEMQSWYPSDEFAAARAAALAELEAGY; from the coding sequence ACGTGGGCGAGGAAGCCGTTCAGTCCTGCGGTCCGACGGAAACCGCCGAGGCCCTGGCCTATGCGGACCAGGTCGCGCACCTGATTCGGGGTGGGGAGCTGCGGGCCGTGGTGGCCGAACTGGCGAGCGACGACTACGAAGGCCGGGCGCCGGGCACCGCCGGCGACGTGATGGCGCGGGAATGGATCGAGGCGCGCCTTGCCGAGGCGAACATCGCGCCGGGTGCGGACCAGGGCTATCAGCAGCCGTTCGAGCTCGTGTCCGTCACGACCGAACTGCCCGCCGCATGGCCGTTTTCGACGGGCGCTTCCATCGCGCCGGGCGCCGAATTCGTTGCCAACGTCGGCAATCAAACCTCCCGGGCTTCGCTCGCCGACGCCGAACTCGTATTCGTGGGCTACGGCATCCAGGCGCCGGAATACGAATGGGACGACTACAAGTCGCAGGACATGAGCGGCAAGGTGCTGGTCATGCTGAACAACGATCCCGAATGGGATCGCGGCCTGTTTGCAGGCGAGCGCCGTCTCTACTACGGGCGCTGGACCTACAAGTACGAGATCGCCGCCCGCCTGGGCGCGGCCGGCGCGATCATCATTCATACGACGCCATCGGCAGGCTATCCCTGGCAGGTTGTCGAAACCTCGTGGACTGGCCCGCAGTACGAAATTCCGGCCGAAGGCGAGCCGCGCCTGGAAGTCGCCGCCTGGCTCACCGAATCCGCAGCGAGAGCGTTGCTGGCCTCCGCCGGCCACGAACTGGACGCGCTTGTGCGGGCGGCCCGCAGCCGTGACTTCGCGCCCGTGCCGCTGGGGATAAGCACGAGCCTCGAACTCGAGGCCGGCCTTGAGCGCGTGGAAACCGCCAACGTCCTGGGCGTACTCCCCGGATGCGACGAGAATCTCAAGAACGAGGCCGTGGTCGTGACCGCGCATCACGACCACCTGGGCAAAGGCGTCGCTGCTTCCGAGGGCGAGGACGTGATCTACAACGGCGCCTTCGATAACGCGACGGGCGTGGCCGCGGTGCTTTCGCTGGCAAAGGCGCTGGCGGGATTGCCTTCTCCGCCGCGGCGCTCGATCGTGTTCGCGCTGGTGGGGGCGGAAGAGCAGGGGCTGCTCGGATCAGCCTACTACGCGCGGCATCCCACGTTCCATGCGGGGCGCATCGCAGCCAACGTCAACCTGGACGGCGTGAGCATATGGGGCGAGGCGAGCGACATGATCTTCATCGGCCTGGGGAAATCGTCGCTCGACCAGGTCGCTGCCGATGTGGCCTCGTACGTCGGAAGGACCCTGCAGGGCGACCAGTTTCCCGACCAGGGCTACTACTACCGTTCCGATCAATTCAGCTTTGCGAAGGTCGGCGTTCCGGGCGTCTACCTGGACGGCGGCGTCGAGATCATCGGCAAGCCGGAAGGATGGGGCAGGATGCGGATCAATGCCTACATCACCAGGGACTACCATCAACCCAGCGATGAACTGACCGACGACTGGGTGTTCGACGGGATGGTCGCGGACACGCACTTCGGATTGCTGACCACCTACCTGATAGCCCAGGCGGACGAGATGCAGTCCTGGTACCCGTCCGACGAGTTCGCCGCCGCACGCGCCGCGGCCCTGGCGGAGCTTGAAGCTGGCTACTAG